One stretch of Pelmatolapia mariae isolate MD_Pm_ZW linkage group LG3_W, Pm_UMD_F_2, whole genome shotgun sequence DNA includes these proteins:
- the LOC134623995 gene encoding macrophage mannose receptor 1-like, translating to MWQIKDAVESVSAGSDGLFIWEEAQKYCRENYTDLASVFDMADMARLRESTEYEGKKRDGKSINLIKESKNWTQAQNYCRDHDTDLASGLDQADGKEFKILKQSQGSPMTVWIGLFRDTWRWSDGSNFSFRHWNMESFNDGQNNKKCAVTLLNRSGKWGSDECNNKNPFFCYDDKLILINENKTWEEALDYCRLHNTDLVSITNPHQQREVERKAKNASSPYVWVGLRYSCVMDLWFWISDKRVCYENWADKGKIDECHRCAAMERGGRYQWVSQSEYEKYNFICSKQ from the exons ATGTGGCAGATTAAAGATGCGGTGGAGTCGGTTTCTGCTGGTTCTGATGG ACTGTTTATCTGGGAAGAGGCACAGAAATACTGCAGAGAGAATTATACAGACCTGGCCAGCGTGTTTGACATGGCAGACATGGCGAGACTGCGTGAATCCACAGAGTATGAAG gaaagaagagagacggTAAATCAATCAATTTGATTAAAGAGTCCAAGAACTGGACACAGGCTCAGAACTACTGCAGAGATCACGACACTGACCTGGCCAGTGGACTCGATCAGGCGGATGGGAAAGAATTCAAGATCCTGAAGCAGTCTCAGGGCTCTCCGATGACAGTTTGGATCGGCCTGTTCAGAGACACCTGGAGGTGGTCAGATGGAAGTAATTTCTCTTTCAGGCACTGGAATATGGAGTCATTTAATGACGGACAAAACAACAAGAAATGTGCTGTGACTCTGTTAAACAGATCAGGAAAATGGGGCTCTGATGaatgcaacaacaaaaatcctTTCTTCTGTTATGATG ATAAATTGATTCTGATCAATGAAAACAAGACCTGGGAGGAAGCCTTGGATTACTGCAGACTGCACAACACTGACCTGGTCTCCATCACTAACCCTCACCAACAGAGAGAGGTTGAGAGGAAAGCCAAGAATGCCAGCAGTCCCTACGTATGGGTGGGACTGCGCTACTCCTGCGTGATGGATCTGTGGTTCTGGATCAGTGACAAACGAGTCTGCTACGAGAACTGGGCTGATAAAGGAAAGATTGATGAGTGTCATAGGTGTGCAGCTATGGAAAGAGGAGGACGGTATCAGTGGGTCAGTCAAAGTGAATATgagaaatataattttatttgttcTAAACAATAA
- the LOC134623996 gene encoding macrophage mannose receptor 1-like, with product MQWSLFLLILMGQCFVSTCYLYEYHFIRENKTWEEAQKYCRENYTDLASVYDMADMARLRESTEYEGKAWIGLFSNPGEENRMWHWSLPGVKYNERETRWGPSEPDDLNENCVQTRGNWTHVSCDKMMWFICYDGKKRDGKLIHLIEKKLTWKKAQNYCRDHYTDLASGLDQADGEEFKILKQNQGSPMDVWIGLFRDNWRWSDGSNFSFRHWNMETFYDGQNNKKCAVTLLNRSGKWSSDECNNKNPFFCYDDKLILINENKTWEEALDYCRLNHTDLVSITNPHQQREVERRAKNASSPYVWVGLRYSCVMDLWFWISDKRVCYENWADNGKIDECHRCAAMERGGQYQWVSQREHEKYNFICSKQ from the exons ATGCAGTGGAGTCTCTTTCTGCTGATTCTGATGG GGCAGTGTTTTGTCTCCACCTGTTACCTGTATGAGTACCACTTTATTagagaaaacaaaacctgggaAGAAGCACAGAAATACTGCAGAGAGAATTATACAGACCTGGCCAGCGTGTATGACATGGCAGACATGGCGAGACTGCGTGAATCCACAGAGTATGAAGGTAAAGCCTGGATTGGACTGTTCAGCAACCCAGGAGAAGAAAACAGGATGTGGCATTGGTCTCTGCCAGGGGTGAAATACAATGAACGTGAAACCAGATGGGGACCTTCTGAACCAGATGATCTAAATGAGAACTGTGTGCAGACAAGAGGAAACTGGACACATGTCAGTTGTGACAAAATGATGTGGTTCATCTGCTACGATG GAAAGAAGAGAGATGGTAAATTGATCCATTTGATTGAGAAGAAGTTGACCTGGAAAAAGGCTCAGAACTACTGCAGAGATCACTACACTGACCTGGCCAGTGGACTCGATCAGGCGGATGGGGAAGAATTTAAGATCCTGAAGCAGAATCAGGGCTCTCCGATGGATGTGTGGATCGGCCTGTTCAGAGACAACTGGAGGTGGTCAGATGGAAGTAATTTCTCTTTCAGGCACTGGAATATGGAAACATTTTATGACGGACAAAACAACAAGAAATGTGCTGTGACTCTGTTAAACAGATCAGGAAAATGGAGCTCTGATGaatgcaacaacaaaaatcctTTCTTCTGTTATGATG ATAAATTGATTCTGATCAATGAAAACAAGACCTGGGAGGAAGCCTTGGATTACTGCAGACTGAACCACACTGACCTGGTCTCCATCACTAACCCTCACCAACAGAGAGAGGTTGAGAGGAGAGCCAAGAATGCCAGCAGTCCCTACGTATGGGTGGGACTGCGCTACTCCTGCGTGATGGATCTGTGGTTTTGGATCAGTGACAAACGAGTCTGCTACGAGAACTGGGCTGATAACGGAAAGATTGATGAGTGTCATAGGTGTGCAGCTATGGAAAGAGGAGGACAGTATCAGTGGGTCAGTCAAAGAGAACATgagaaatataattttatttgttcTAAACAATAA
- the LOC134618935 gene encoding macrophage mannose receptor 1-like gives MQWSLFLLILMGQCFFSTCYLYEYHFIRENKTWEEAQKYCRENYTDLASVFDMADMERLRKSTEYEGKAWIGLFSNPGKENRMWHWSLPGVKYNELETRWGPSEPGDQNENCVQTRGNWTHVSCDKMMWFICYDGKKRDGKSIHLIKDPKTWKKAQNYCRDHYTDLASGLDQADGEEFKILKQNQGSPMNVWIGLFRDTWRWSDGSNFSFRHWNMETFYDGQNNKKCAVTLLNRSGKWGSDECNNKNPFFCYDDKLILINENKTWEEALDYCRLHNTDLVSITNPHQQREVERRAKNASSPYVWVGLRYACVMDLWFWISDKRVCYENWADKGKIDECHRCAAMERGGRYQWVSQREHEKYNFICSKQ, from the exons ATGCAGTGGAGTCTCTTTCTGCTGATTCTGATGG GGCAGTGTTTCTTCTCCACCTGTTACCTGTATGAGTACCACTTTATTagagaaaacaaaacctgggaAGAAGCACAGAAATACTGCAGAGAGAATTATACAGACCTGGCCAGCGTGTTTGACATGGCAGACATGGAGAGACTGCGTAAATCCACAGAGTATGAAGGTAAAGCCTGGATTGGACTGTTCAGCAACCcaggaaaagaaaacaggatGTGGCATTGGTCTCTGCCAGGGGTGAAATACAATGAACTTGAAACCAGATGGGGACCTTCTGAACCAGGTGATCAAAATGAGAACTGTGTGCAGACAAGAGGAAACTGGACACATGTCAGTTGTGACAAAATGATGTGGTTCATCTGCTACGATG gaaagaagagagacggTAAATCGATCCATTTGATTAAAGACCCCAAGACCTGGAAAAAGGCTCAGAACTACTGCAGAGATCACTACACTGACCTGGCCAGTGGACTCGATCAGGCGGATGGGGAAGAATTTAAGATCCTGAAGCAGAATCAGGGCTCTCCGATGAATGTGTGGATCGGCCTGTTCAGAGACACCTGGAGGTGGTCAGATGGAAGTAATTTCTCTTTCAGGCACTGGAATATGGAAACATTTTATGACGGACAAAACAACAAGAAATGTGCTGTGACTCTGTTAAACAGATCAGGAAAATGGGGCTCTGATGaatgcaacaacaaaaatcctTTCTTCTGTTATGATG ATAAATTGATTCTGATCAATGAAAACAAGACCTGGGAGGAAGCCTTGGATTACTGCAGACTGCACAACACTGACCTGGTCTCCATCACTAACCCTCACCAACAGAGAGAGGTTGAGAGGAGAGCCAAGAATGCCAGCAGTCCCTACGTATGGGTGGGACTGCGCTACGCCTGCGTGATGGATCTGTGGTTTTGGATCAGTGACAAACGAGTCTGCTACGAGAACTGGGCTGATAAAGGAAAGATTGATGAGTGTCATAGGTGTGCAGCTATGGAAAGAGGAGGACGGTATCAGTGGGTCAGTCAAAGGGAACATgagaaatataattttatttgttcTAAACAATAA